The segment aataccaccttaacatttgacaacaaaacaattttacacctatttaataataccaccttaacatttgacaacaaacacaattatacacctatttagtaataccaccttaacatttgacaaccaaataattatacacttatataataataccaccttaacgtgtgacaacaaacaattatatacatatttaataataccaccttaacatttgacaacaaaacaattttacacctatttaataataccactttaacatttgacaacaaacacaattatacacctatttagtaataccaccttaacatttgacaaccaaataattatacacttatataataataccaccttaacatgtgacaacaaacaattatacacatatttaaaaacaccaccttaacatttgacaacaaaacaattatacacccttttaataataacaccttaacacgtgacaaccaaacaattatacacctatttaataataccaccttaacatttgacaaccaaacaatcatacacctatttaataataccaccttaacatttgacaaccaaacaatcatacacttatttaataataccaccttaacatttgacaatcatacacctatttaataataccacgttaacatgtgacaactaaacaattatacacttatataataataccaccttgacatgtaacaaccaaacaattatgcacttatttaataatacaaccttaacatgtgacaaccaacaaTTATACAACTATTTTATAATAAGTGCAAGTGTACATTAAATTCAGCAATGTATGAAAGAGGAAGAAGATGGTGCATTTTGCTGGAAGTGTAAGTGTGAAAGTGTAGTAGAAGTGTAAGCACACATTAAATGTCCGACATTACCACCTAGTGGTACAAGTGTAAAAGTGTAGTAGAAGCTTCTTTAAAGACcactatatatttgtttatttacagttAAGGACTTTCATTTAGAGCGAATTTGATGCCCTAGGAGGCACTTTATGGGAGAAATACTTTATTACGACTGGCTAGGCATGTACTTCCGCTAacagttttattttgaaggttgtAACCGGAAGTTAGGCCGTGTTAGACCAGTGTATATCACTAAGCAATCGGCCCCGGAAGTCACGATCGGTCTACGCGTGCGCAAAGAGTATATTTGTTTCAATACTCAATATTCAtgtacataaatatttatttcaatAAATACTCACGTacataaatgttttatttcaatAAATACTCATGTACATAAATGTTTTCTTTCAATAAATACTCATGTACAAAATAGGATGTCGCACATTGTCGTGCATGCACTTgcagccacttcattaggtacacatgtgTAGTTGAATTTAGTTGAGTTCAAttctgcaacaacaacaacaacaacaacaacaacaacaacaagaaaaagaAACGCGTGTCAGGTCAACAAAGATGGAGTAACTATTAAAAACACAAGCAGAATGAGAAGAAAGTACAAATATTAAAATGGTCATGTTACGTTTTAATGGCAACAACAGCGCTGCTAATAAAAGgaagtgtcagaagtgggattcgaacccacgccTCCATTCGGAGACCAGAAGTCCCGTCAGAGAAGGATTTGCACCTTGAGTCTGGCGCCTTAGACCACTCGGCCATCCTGACAACAATACACTGCGTGTAAAACACATGTTTTATAAATGCCTACACACAACTCTTTGTGCTTTTTCTGGGAGAAAACTCCACGTGTTTCAAGCAAGGCAAACATGACAGCCACGCAACTAGCTCCTGTTGCTAATCAGTAGTTGTACTCCGCTCCACTGGTGGCGCTGTAGGCAAACATGACACCCACGCAACTAGCTCCTGTTGCTAATCAGTAGTTGTACTCCGCTCCACTGGTGGCGCTGTGACCCGCTCCAGCAAACAAACGACTTCCGGGTCCCGCCCACTACTACATAATCCTGACTTCCGGGTCCATGATGACGTCACGTAAACCTTGACAGCTTTCGTAAGAAAAAGAGGCTTCAATTTGTCACTTTGGAGAGAAAACTATGTCCATGTTCAGGAACGCCGTGTGGTTTGTCAAAGGACTCAACGAATACACCAAGTGAGTTGGAAAACCTCAATAAACGCTAGCCATTTACCTTTCTGACATTTTGTCATCTATCTTTCTTTTTCTTTACAATGTGTTAATAACTTTAACCTACTTATCCGTCATCTATCTTTCTTTTTCTTTACAATGTGTTCACTTAAATACCCTTCAGGAAGTTTCACCTATTTATattcttttttaattaaatgcatGACAGTCCAAAGTGACGTCAGGTGACTATAAGACGTTATTATTGTCGGTTAATAATCAAACATTGAATTCATCAAATGTGTTATAATTCCAACACACCCTGTCAGCAAATACTGTTTGACCTTTAACCCCAAAGGAGCGGCTATGAGGCGGCTGCCAAGCATTTCGTGGCGGCCGACCTGGAAGTGGACCTGAGCGGGCGCTCCTTCATGATCACGGGCGCCAACAGCGGCCTGGGAAAAGCCACGGCACAGGAAATAGCCAACCGAGGTGAGGAGGTGACCCTGGACTCCTATATGTTGTGTGTGAGGCgacacgtgtatgtgtgtgtgtgtgtgtgtgtgtgtgtgtgtgtgtgtgtgtgtgtgtgtgtgtgtgtgtgtgtgtgtgtgtgtgtgtgtgtgtgtgtgcagggggtACGGTGCACATGGTGTGTCGCAACAAGGGGCGAGCAGACGCCGCCAAGCAGGAAATTGTGGAGCGAAGTAAGAACCAGGTGAGACAATGAATTTGTCTTCACTTTATTCCTTCACACAATCAACTTCCTTCCTGTTGCTTCTTCTCCCGCAGAACATTCACGTCCATGTGGTGGACATGTCCTGTGCCAAACACCTGTGGGACTTTGCGCAGAGTTTTGTCCAAAGTAACGTCCTCAACGTGTTGGTAGGTGgccaacagtgtgtgtgtgtgtgtgtgtgtgtgtgtgtgtgtgtgtgtgtgtgtgtgtgtgtgtgtgtgtgtgtgtgtgtgcgcgctagagatgcgcggataggcaattatttcatccgcaaccgcatcagaaagtcgtcaaccatccgccatccacccgatgtaacatttgatcagaaccgcacccgcccgtagttatatatctaatatagacgatgcaaggcattagtgaggttataaagcttttgcctgttaaagaaaggagactgatccaatgcagcacagacattcgcgtgccacgctgtcacgacccagacgcacaccagtgcgcaatcatatgggagccgcgctgagcgcacctccaagcgcgtctcgctgccggcgacggccgggtatgggcccgacgctccagcgccatccattttcagggctagttgattcggcaggtgggttgttacacactccttagcgggttccgacttccatggccaccgtcctgctgtctatatcaaccagggtgagccccacccctttcgtgagcgcactgcgcgcggagtgacccctgttacgcgcccccggcaacaggggtggcgggcaggtaagctgcgcgggcggagcgcgcggagtgacccctgttacgaccccccggccacgggggtggcgggcaggtaagctgcttacctgctgcgcgtgacgccggccgcggcgaaggcggacgaggcggggtgtcggtgcggtgggcgcggtggtgaccctggacgtgcgtcgggcccttctcgcggatcgcctcagctacggctcccggtggggccctctcgggggaaggggcctcggtcccggaccccggcgaggcgtcccttctccgctccgtaaaagtgtccatctctttttttttttttcttctgttgtggcatatgctgcaggtgcctgctcgtttttcgtatgtgggtaacaacatttaactttgtatatatatttaccaattggtttaactgccacccgcctcaatctatttaaaatctattttttttttatttcaaccgcccgacgattttatccgcgggtcgggtcgggcggttgaaataaaaaaaaacgagcaggcacctgcagcatatgccacaacagaagaagaaaaaaaaaaagagatggacacttttacggagcgcagaagggacgcctcgccggggtccgggaccgaggccccttcccccgagagggccccaccgggagccgtagctgaggcgatccgcgagaagggcccgacgcacgtccagggtcaccaccgcgcccaccgcaccgacaccccgcctcctccgccttcgccgcggccggcgtcacgcgcagcaggtaagcagcttacctgcccgccacccccgtggccaagggctcgtaacaggggtcaccccgcgcgctccgcccgcgcagcttacctgcccgccacccctgttgccgggggcgcgtaacaggggtcactccgcgcgcagtgcgctcacaaaaggggtggggctcaccctggttgatatagacagcaggacggtggccatggaagtcggaacccgctaaggagtgtgtaacaacccacctgccgaatcaactagccctgaaaatggatggcgctggagcgtcgggcccatacccggccgtcgccggcagcgagacgcgcttggaggtgcgctcagcgcggctcccatatgattgcgcactggtgtgcgtctgggtcgtgacagcgtggcacgcgaatgtctgtgctgcattggatcagtctcctttctttaacaggcaaaagctttataacctcactaatgccttgcatcgtctatattagatatataacaacgggcgggtgcggttctgattaaatgttagatcgggtggatggcggatggttgacgactttctgatgcggttgtggatgaaataattgcctatccgcgcatctctagtgcgcgCCAATAAAGGTGTCCTCCTGTGAGCAGATCAACAACGCAGGTTGTATGGTGAACCAGCGAGAGGTAACAGAGGAAGGTCTGGAGAAGAACTTTGCCACAAACACACTTGGTAAGAAACTTTCTTTGAATgtcttgaaaaatgtcccattcatttcaatggaaac is part of the Nerophis lumbriciformis linkage group LG31, RoL_Nlum_v2.1, whole genome shotgun sequence genome and harbors:
- the dhrs12 gene encoding dehydrogenase/reductase SDR family member 12 isoform X3, producing MSMFRNAVWFVKGLNEYTKSGYEAAAKHFVAADLEVDLSGRSFMITGANSGLGKATAQEIANRGGTVHMVCRNKGRADAAKQEIVERSKNQNIHVHVVDMSCAKHLWDFAQSFVQSNVLNVLINNAGCMVNQREVTEEGLEKNFATNTLGTYILTTALLPALKKAQDPRVVTVSSGGMLTQKLNGDDLQFEKGTFDGTVAYAQNKK
- the dhrs12 gene encoding dehydrogenase/reductase SDR family member 12 isoform X2: MSMFRNAVWFVKGLNEYTKSGYEAAAKHFVAADLEVDLSGRSFMITGANSGLGKATAQEIANRGGTVHMVCRNKGRADAAKQEIVERSKNQNIHVHVVDMSCAKHLWDFAQSFVQSNVLNVLINNAGCMVNQREVTEEGLEKNFATNTLEAAGHPDREVGDSAQRHPLVIYAPWLGRHSSRADVHAVLPRQDGEQTSHGGHGCRHHRVAGRVGRRHQAAQRTLLPRSACGGDTPPAGLHRLVLSGGRQACDGASASGTQVQTLKYIIDQRHGWYLFL